The DNA window GGACAGGGAGGAAGAGAAGATGGCTATGACCCAAGCAAAAAACTGGACTGGAAAGTTCCATTGCACTGGAATACCAATAAATATCCTGATGTAGAATATGCAGAAGTATTGGAATCTATGTATTTACCGGCATCATCAAGAGTAGGTAATGAAAGGATTCTGGATGTTAGCAAACTGAAGTATAACTACAAATGGGGCGATATGGATGTGGCTATTGCAGATAACCAAAGAGGAGTAAACTACCTTAAAAGTGAAAGCATTGCTATTTATCCTGATACCACAGTTTGGGTAAAAGATTTTCATTTTGCATATAATGAGCCCTTATTTGAACAGTATTTCTGGCATAAGGCTTACAAAGACTATCCTGTAGTAGGGGTAACCTGGGATCAGGCTAGAGCCTACTGTAATTTCAGAACTAAGCTGAAAACAGATTATAATGAAAGTTTAAAAAGAAGAAAACAAAGACCAATGATATTCCGTCTTCCTACTGAAGTTGAGTGGGAATATGCAGCAAGAGGCGGAATGCAGAATGCTACCTATCCTTGGGGAGGTCCTTATTTAATGGACGACAGAGGTTGCTATTTAGCTAACTTCAAACCTAAGAGAGGTAACTATATGGAAGATGAGAAAAAAGGTACTTACACATATACAGCTCCGGTAAAGAAATTTAAGAAAAATGGATTCGGATTGTATGATATGGCTGGAAACGTTGCAGAATGGACGGAATCTGCCTATAATAATTCTTCACCCGCATTCTCTTCAACACTTAACCCTTCTACAAAAGATAGAACTGATGACAAAAGGTCTGTAAGAGGAGGTTCTTGGAAAGATGTTGGTTATGCACTGATGACAGGAGCAAGAGACTGGGAAAGAAAAGATTCTGCAAGAAGCTATATCGGATTCAGAACAGTACAGGACATTCCTGAAGCAGCTGTTAAACCAAGAAGAGTTAGCAGATAATTCAATCAGACCATTATTATTACTTTTCAATAACAATTTTATTTAACTTTAAAAAAACTGACTTATATGTTTAAGACTAAAGATGCTTGGATGAATTTCTTTTATTCATTCGGTGCTGCAATTGTAATTCTTGGGGCTTGGCTTAAAATTACCCACATTACTTTGGGACCTATTAATGGTAACATGGCTCTTACAGTGGGACTTATCACAGAAGCTATCATTTTCATCATCTTTGCTTTCGACCCGCCGAAATCAGAAGAGTCTTATGCTTGGGAAAATGTATATCCTGAACTTTTGGATAAGC is part of the Chryseobacterium camelliae genome and encodes:
- the gldK gene encoding gliding motility lipoprotein GldK, with translation MKRIFLLLVSASVASVSCSGGGSSSVGKPGTKGELIPREKTKSFVAERPYGMVAIPAGSFVAGLADQDPTNTPEKAALKTVTVSSFFMDEAETTNAEYRVFINYVRDSIARTMLAEAAGEGGEGKGRGTSIGDYAYLAQKEENLTPYQEYLEGQGGREDGYDPSKKLDWKVPLHWNTNKYPDVEYAEVLESMYLPASSRVGNERILDVSKLKYNYKWGDMDVAIADNQRGVNYLKSESIAIYPDTTVWVKDFHFAYNEPLFEQYFWHKAYKDYPVVGVTWDQARAYCNFRTKLKTDYNESLKRRKQRPMIFRLPTEVEWEYAARGGMQNATYPWGGPYLMDDRGCYLANFKPKRGNYMEDEKKGTYTYTAPVKKFKKNGFGLYDMAGNVAEWTESAYNNSSPAFSSTLNPSTKDRTDDKRSVRGGSWKDVGYALMTGARDWERKDSARSYIGFRTVQDIPEAAVKPRRVSR